In Mytilus trossulus isolate FHL-02 chromosome 6, PNRI_Mtr1.1.1.hap1, whole genome shotgun sequence, a single window of DNA contains:
- the LOC134720671 gene encoding roundabout homolog 1-like isoform X2 produces MRGCQFVVQTIVSWTIVCFAASSLPNPRIVEHPQDGYIAKDEPASLNCRAEGEPKPEITWYRNGRKVETTPENPFSNRMIFPDGKLFFLSVVHNKKDKTDVGVYYCNATNIHGTAISRNATLSIAVLRSDFRVQPKNVTAAIGDSVSFPCRPPRGEPEPRIIWKKDTELIIQDPSHTRFVVTDNGALNISQVRKQDAGIFRCIATNDAGERESAPAVLRVIEKPSFRRFPIDVTTREKKTVEFPCDVVGDKPLQVTWRKEHGNIGRISTLRDHTLRIEDVSRHDSGIYVCVAKNQVGEAEAVARLNVEYKPEFKVRPVDKSVGVGRSVSLQCVVEGNPPPTIYWRKRSQHASAEKSLIFPYKPDGRYSVKPDGTLQIDHVQSADAGEFECEALNTIGTASTSVQLKVRENDSRPPPVIRIVPQNQTLATDETALLHCDAFGNPQPIVQWYKNGNLLSSDDPRIQQKSSNTLQISGLRVSDTGMYSCKASSETGETTWIASLVVEVPDGSSVLFHRAQDSKYFPGPPSQPVAIETKDTSIMLSWQPNSNSGASPVFEYIVEYFSHETTDGWVVVPDTIQKDKYTVKNLKPGTPYIFLVRARNSHGIGNPSLFSQTITTDRSKSEIAVAVPADEIRTRMSGIVVQIERGEAVNSSTIMFEWKPVKEEELIQHYEIVYKRLYNLEDMTAGQPHRVLVQRHASKDHMEKHTISNLNSHAWYQICVKAFNGDIGSQCSSPLKVRTRESVPSNPPQNIIINKHGKTRVFLQWLPPPVESRNGDVKGYEIKCLSDDGKHDCSVSTNGTSNKYTINNLQEDITYSIQIAARTSKGVGVWSQSYVIGPEQPSLMEEPWFIGVLIGVVGGTLWLALCIFSIWLCKKRKSKKKMMQNGLYTVPMQKGNEQQPCTTFYRNGYGEKDTQHMSPEITNLLDGHKEVEMQDQNIYNVPQMKTFYHKQDPVAPYATTTLINPGAAQHMDHMFRPINQHSGSGDSCCKHDCSGSNTDSGGHHHSDHMQSPTSDSGSHTTDENGMLIKKGRKGQGQIIVPKQAMVNWAEFLPPPPEHPPPSEVGSDSPANSLQYAEVNQSRAIANRSPMSPMSKISSCSCPAPHSQHPGCAQAWNVPPPAYSDSGCVRCCSPKYCDNGQYSAINRVQSPRSDTWGQRTIACTNPSQRAPVEMYCHSRTCHSDHEQNNVPPFHHYKINNNEQDGGGEYQCFSDSGHYSRCPVDGHCMDRACQSSLPSVASECQSRGPCRLSDGGHHHMNLAVEGYHRNGDSPMSGGQDYVGESDSESNPPQDGEDCGDENPEDEGNVSGSMMASWASVTDQSNTDCSSHRSSAASDSDASFLTEADFASAVAKAAELSGLTVVGTTVCDPKTGKPVKRHRRPRPARPVSPYSTDSNFSAVPHRPYPKSQRKKQLIEQGKWQRKDQPNGIPSQNLPANGGIGLMKV; encoded by the exons CTGCCTCAAGTTTGCCCAACCCACGAATCGTAGAACACCCACAAGATGGTTACATAGCCAAGGATGAACCCGCTTCTTTAAACTGTCGGGCAGAAGGTGAACCAAAACCTGAAATAACATGGTACAGAAATGGAAGAAAAGTGGAGACAACACCAGAAAACCCATTCTCTAATCGTATGATCTTCCCAGATGGAAAGTTATTCTTTTTAAGTGTAGTTCACAACAAAAAGGATAAAACTGATGTTGGAGTTTATTACTGTAACGCTACAAACATCCATGGAACTGCTATCAGTCGCAATGCTACACTTTCTATTGCAG TCCTGAGAAGTGATTTTCGAGTACAACCTAAAAATGTAACTGCCGCCATCGGAGATTCTGTGAGTTTTCCCTGTCGTCCACCAAGAGGGGAACCAGAACCAAGAATTATCTGGAAAAAGGATACAGAATTAATTATACAAGATCCAAGTCATACCAGATTTGTTGTTACTGATAATGGAGCTCTTAACATAAGTCAAGTACGGAAACAAGATGCTGGAATATTTAGATGTATAGCAACTAATGATGCTGGAGAACGAGAGAGTGCACCAGCTGTTTTAAGAGTTATAG aaaaaccaaGTTTTAGACGCTTCCCAATTGATGTCACGACAAGAGAAAAGAAGACCGTAGAATTTCCATGTGATGTGGTAGGAGATAAACCGTTACAAGTCACATGGAGAAAGGAGCACGGAAACATTGGTCGTATCTCTACGTTAAGAGATCATACATTACGTATAGAGGATGTCAGCAGACATGATAGTGGGATTTATGTGTGTGTCGCCAAAAACCAGGTCGGAGAAGCTGAAGCTGTTGCTCGTCTTAATGTAGAAT ataaacCAGAGTTCAAAGTTCGTCCAGTGGACAAGTCTGTTGGTGTCGGTCGCAGTGTTAGTTTACAGTGTGTCGTCGAGGGTAACCCTCCTCCAACCATCTACTGGAGAAAAAGAAGTCAGCATGCAAGTGCAGAAAAG agttTGATATTTCCCTACAAGCCAGATGGCCGTTACTCTGTTAAACCTGATGGTACTCTACAAATAGACCATGTTCAGTCTGCTGATGCTGGAGAGTTCGAGTGTGAGGCTCTCAATACAATCGGAACAGCATCCACATCTGTTCAACTTAAAGTTCGGG AAAATGATTCTCGACCCCCTCCAGTTATCAGGATTGTACCTCAGAATCAGACCTTGGCTACAGATGAAACAGCTCTTCTTCATTGTGATGCCTTTGGTAACCCACAACCCATTGTACAGTGGTATAAGAATGGAAACCTTTTGTCATCTGATGATCCTAGAATACAACAGAAATCTTCAAACACTCTGCAGATATCAG GATTACGAGTATCTGACACTGGAATGTATTCCTGTAAAGCCAGCAGTGAGACAGGGGAGACTACTTGGATAGCAAGTCTAGTTGTAGAAG TGCCTGATGGCAGCTCTGTACTATTTCATCGAGCACAAGATTCCAAATATTTCCCTGGGCCACCGTCGCAACCTGTTGCCATAGAAACCAAAGATACATCTATTATGCTGTCATGGCAACCCAACAGTAATTCTGGAGCCTCACCAGTTTTTGAGTACATCGTAGAGTATTTCAGCCATGAGACCACTGAT gGTTGGGTAGTAGTACCAGATACTATACAGAAAGACAAATATACAGTCAAAAATCTAAAGCCTGGTACCCCTTACATCTTCTTAGTGAGGGCACGGAACTCTCATGGTATAGGAAACCCTAGTCTTTTCAGTCAGACTATTACAACTGATA GATCTAAATCAGAAATTGCCGTTGCCGTTCCTGCAGATGAAATCCGTACTAGAATGAGTGGTATAGTGGTGCAGATCGAAAGAGGGGAAGCTGTCAACTCTAGCACCATTATGTTTGAATGGAAG CCTGTAAAAGAAGAAGAATTAATCCAGCATTATGAAATAGTGTACAAGAGACTTTATAACCTAGAGGACATGACTGCTGGTCAGCCACACAGAGTCTTGGTCCAACGTCATGCCTCAAAGGACCATATGGAAAAACATACTATTAGCAACCTCAATAGTCACGCCTGGTACCAGATCTGTGTCAAAGCCTTTAATGGAGATATAGGATCTCAGTGTAGTAGTCCATTGAAAGTTAGAACTAGAGAATCTGTTCCCTCTAATCCACCACAAAACATTATCATCAATAAACACGGAAAGACGAGAGTCTTTTTACAATGGCTGCCACCTCCCGTTGAGTCCAGAAATGGCGATGTCAAAGGCTATGAG ATCAAATGTCTGAGTGATGATGGTAAACATGACTGCAGTGTCAGCACCAATGGGACCAGTAACAAGTACACTATAAATAACCTTCAAGAGGACATAACCTACTCGATCCAGATAGCAGCACGTACATCCAAAGGTGTTGGAGTGTGGAGTCAATCCTATGTCATTG GACCAGAACAACCAAGTTTGATGGAAGAACCGTGGTTTATTGGTGTACTAATAGGTGTAGTCGGTGGAACTTTATGGCTGGCATTGTGTATCTTTAGTATCTGGCTGTGTAAGAAAAGAAAGAGTAAAAAGAAGATGATGCAGAATGGATTATACACGG taCCCATGCAGAAAGGCAATGAACAGCAACCATGTACAACATTTTACAGAAACGGATATGGTGAGAAAGATACTC AACATATGTCACCAGAAATCACAAACTTATTAGATGGTCACAAGGAAGTAGAAATGCAGGACCAGAATATTTATAATGTGCCACAGATGAAAACATTCTACCACAAACAAGATCCAGTGGCACCCTATGCCACAACCACCCTGATTAATCCAGGGGCAGCACAACACATGGATCACATGTTTAGACCGATTAATCAGCACAGTGGATCAGGTGATAGCTGTTGTAAACATGATTGTAGTGGATCAAACACGGATTCCGGTGGACACCATCATAGCGATCACATGCAAAGTCCCACAAGTGACAGCGGTAGTCACACGACGGACGAGAATGGAATGTTAATAAAGAAAGGAAGGAAAGGACAAGGACAGATAATTGTACCTAAACAAGCCATGGTGAACTGGGCAGAGTTTTTACCTCCCCCACCCGAGCACCCACCACCAAGTGAAGTAGGATCTGATTCTCCGGCTAATTCTCTTCAGTATGCAGAGGTCAATCAGAGTCGTGCAATTGCAAATAGAAGTCCAATGTCACCTATGTCTAAGATATCATCCTGTTCTTGTCCGGCTCCACATAGTCAACATCCTGGCTGTGCCCAGGCGTGGAACGTTCCACCTCCGGCATATTCTGATTCTGGATGTGTTAGATGTTGTTCTCCTAAATATTGTGACAATGGTCAATATAGTGCTATAAACAGAGTGCAGTCTCCTCGTTCAGATACGTGGGGACAACGAACAATAGCTTGTACAAATCCCTCACAGAGGGCGCCAGTAGAAATGTATTGTCATAGTAGAACTTGTCATAGTGATcatgaacaaaataatgtaCCTCCCTTccatcattataaaataaacaataatgaaCAAGATGGCGGAGGGGAATATCAGTGTTTTAGTGATAGTGGACATTATTCACGGTGTCCAGTAGATGGACATTGTATGGACCGAGCGTGTCAGTCTTCATTACCTAGTGTTGCTAGTGAATGTCAGTCACG AGGACCATGTAGACTGAGTGACGGAGGGCATCACCACATGAATCTAGCTGTGGAGGGTTACCATAGAAATGGTGACTCACCAATGTCAGGTGGTCAAGACTATGTTGGTGAGTCTGATTCCGAGTCTAATCCCCCTCAAGATGGGGAGGACTGTGGTGATGAAAATCCCGAAGATGAAGGCAACGTGTCAG GTTCCATGATGGCATCGTGGGCCAGTGTGACAGACCAGAGCAATACAGATTGTTCCAGTCATCGGTCGAGTGCTGCCAGTGATAGTGATGCTTCATTCCTGACCGAGGCAGACTTTGCCAGCGCTGTAGCTAAAGCTGCCGAGTTGTCTGGTCTGACGGTTGTTGGTACGACAGTCTGTGATCCTAAAACTGGTAAACCAG TGAAGCGTCATAGACGTCCTCGGCCTGCTAGACCAGTTAGTCCCTATAGTACAGATAGTAACTTTAGTGCAGTACCACACAGGCCATACCCAAAGTCACAACGAAAGAAACAGTTGATTGAGCAAG GGAAATGGCAAAGAAAAGATCAACCCAATGGTATACCTTCCCAAAATCTTCCTGCTAATG gtgGCATTGGTTTGATGAAAGTATAA